In a genomic window of Thiosocius teredinicola:
- a CDS encoding anthranilate phosphoribosyltransferase, which translates to MNAAESAGTTELQQMMFSIIQRIATGPDLSKDISQEEARLGMQGVLNGEIDPVRAGIFLIALRMKRETRDENRGVLQAILDTRKVATAPVNEVVDIADPYDGYNRTIPASPFLAPLLAECGIPAFSHGLNAVGPKYGVTHRHVLAAAGIDVDLDSNTAAARLGDPAIGWAYVDQANYAPGLHDLIELRQRMIKRSVITTVEVLASPIVGRQKTHFVTGYVHKPYPPVYADLARVAGFDSAIIVRGVEGGVIPSLRQSGKYFAYTDGGDEVGYDIEPSMLNIEQENRAVPIPSDVPQTEKGEGAIALTDVDAAAKKAADYGVAALQGEKGPTYDSLVYSGAVVLQHLGKADSLANAGELVRAALDSGKAAARIK; encoded by the coding sequence ATGAATGCCGCCGAGTCTGCCGGTACCACCGAGCTTCAACAGATGATGTTCTCCATCATCCAGCGCATCGCCACCGGGCCCGACCTGTCGAAAGATATCAGCCAGGAAGAGGCCCGCCTCGGCATGCAGGGCGTGCTCAACGGCGAGATCGACCCGGTACGCGCGGGCATCTTCCTGATTGCCTTGCGCATGAAACGCGAAACGCGCGATGAAAACCGCGGCGTGCTGCAGGCCATCCTCGATACGCGCAAGGTGGCGACTGCGCCGGTCAACGAGGTGGTCGACATCGCCGATCCCTACGACGGCTACAACCGCACGATTCCGGCCTCGCCGTTTCTCGCGCCGCTGCTTGCCGAGTGCGGCATCCCAGCGTTCAGCCACGGCCTGAACGCGGTCGGTCCCAAGTACGGCGTTACCCACCGCCACGTGCTGGCCGCCGCCGGCATCGATGTCGATCTCGATTCGAATACTGCCGCAGCGCGCCTCGGCGACCCGGCAATCGGTTGGGCCTATGTCGACCAGGCCAACTATGCACCCGGCCTGCACGACCTGATCGAACTGCGCCAGCGCATGATCAAACGCTCGGTCATCACCACCGTCGAGGTACTGGCAAGCCCGATCGTCGGTCGCCAGAAGACGCATTTCGTCACCGGCTATGTACACAAACCCTACCCGCCGGTGTATGCCGATCTCGCCCGCGTGGCCGGTTTCGATTCGGCGATCATCGTGCGCGGTGTCGAAGGCGGCGTGATCCCTTCACTGCGCCAGTCCGGCAAGTACTTCGCCTACACCGATGGCGGCGACGAGGTCGGCTATGACATCGAACCGTCGATGCTCAACATCGAGCAGGAGAATCGCGCCGTACCGATTCCATCCGACGTACCGCAGACCGAAAAAGGCGAAGGCGCGATTGCGCTGACCGACGTCGATGCCGCGGCGAAAAAGGCAGCCGACTATGGCGTGGCCGCATTGCAGGGCGAGAAAGGCCCGACCTACGACTCGCTCGTCTACAGCGGTGCCGTTGTACTGCAGCACCTGGGCAAGGCCGATTCGCTGGCCAATGCGGGTGAGCTGGTGCGTGCAGCGCTCGACAGCGGCAAGGCTGCGGCGCGGATCAAGTAA
- a CDS encoding non-heme iron oxygenase ferredoxin subunit, which yields MSNDWQPIAGADELAVGQMKAFELEGRRLLLVNAEGRLHVIDEMCSHEDYSLALGCIKGSKIKCSLHGSYFDLNTGEALDEPADEPICTYPVKVEDGQVWTRLERG from the coding sequence ATGAGTAACGATTGGCAGCCGATCGCCGGCGCGGACGAACTGGCCGTCGGCCAGATGAAGGCCTTCGAACTCGAAGGCCGGCGGCTGTTGCTGGTGAATGCCGAAGGCCGCCTGCATGTGATCGATGAGATGTGCAGCCACGAGGACTACTCATTGGCCCTGGGCTGCATCAAGGGCTCGAAGATCAAGTGTTCATTGCACGGCAGTTACTTCGATCTGAACACCGGTGAGGCGCTGGATGAGCCGGCAGACGAGCCGATCTGCACCTATCCGGTCAAAGTCGAGGACGGCCAGGTCTGGACCCGCCTCGAGCGCGGCTGA
- a CDS encoding DUF3530 family protein, with the protein MGFLMPGEAGADDALMAEPDRAREQRMDAEIRDAILDGQPLDLETKYGRSFLAIYTEASETPARGTVVVLHGRGFHPDWQTVVHPLRVGLTEHGWNTLSIQLPVLDKEAKYFDYLPVFADAMPRIEAAIAAARERSTGQVVLLAHSCGSHMAQHWMLTRGTAATDQFDAFVGIGMGATDYGQPMQEPFALDRLSVPILDVYGDHDYPAVQRLAKDRLAAIQAGGNDKSRQIVVPGDHYYVDHQDELVDAVAAWLNEL; encoded by the coding sequence ATGGGGTTTTTGATGCCGGGCGAGGCCGGTGCGGATGACGCCCTGATGGCCGAACCCGACCGGGCGCGCGAGCAACGCATGGATGCAGAGATCCGCGACGCGATTCTCGACGGTCAGCCGCTCGACCTGGAAACCAAGTACGGACGCTCGTTTCTGGCCATCTACACCGAGGCGAGCGAGACGCCGGCGCGTGGCACGGTCGTCGTGCTGCATGGCCGTGGATTTCACCCGGACTGGCAGACGGTGGTGCATCCGCTGCGCGTCGGATTGACCGAACATGGGTGGAACACGCTGTCGATCCAGCTACCGGTGTTGGACAAAGAGGCGAAGTACTTCGACTACCTGCCGGTATTCGCCGATGCGATGCCACGTATCGAGGCGGCGATCGCCGCAGCGCGCGAGAGATCAACGGGGCAGGTGGTGCTGTTGGCTCACAGTTGCGGTTCGCACATGGCGCAGCATTGGATGCTGACCCGCGGTACAGCGGCAACCGACCAGTTCGATGCGTTTGTCGGAATCGGTATGGGTGCAACGGATTATGGTCAACCCATGCAAGAGCCGTTTGCTCTGGATCGCCTGTCGGTACCGATTCTCGATGTGTACGGCGATCACGATTACCCGGCGGTGCAGCGTCTGGCGAAGGATCGACTTGCCGCGATCCAGGCGGGTGGCAACGACAAGAGCAGGCAGATCGTCGTACCCGGCGACCACTACTACGTCGATCACCAGGACGAACTGGTCGACGCGGTAGCGGCGTGGTTGAACGAACTCTGA
- a CDS encoding rhodanese-like domain-containing protein, which translates to MKLSKLFSVSTTLLSVILSANVMADDLAVGITRSMQKFEGTVNGEKVTIMRNQDQKATVNPAFAKTSRACPPFCIQPSQLAPGVETIGELEVIEYVKKMSEGDDSILLIDSRTSDWVAKGTIPGAVNLPWTKLNPSKGADPISIAEILTQQFGAKELEGLWDFSDAKTLVMFCNGMWCGQSPQNIKTLLRFGYPADKLKWYRGGMQDWEVLGLSTVKP; encoded by the coding sequence ATGAAATTGAGCAAACTGTTTTCTGTGTCCACCACGCTCCTGAGCGTCATTCTCAGCGCAAACGTCATGGCCGATGACCTGGCCGTCGGCATCACCCGCTCGATGCAGAAATTCGAAGGTACCGTCAACGGTGAGAAAGTCACCATCATGCGCAACCAGGACCAGAAGGCCACGGTGAATCCGGCATTTGCCAAAACCTCGCGCGCCTGCCCGCCTTTCTGCATCCAACCTTCACAACTCGCACCGGGTGTTGAAACCATCGGTGAGCTGGAAGTGATCGAGTACGTGAAGAAGATGTCCGAAGGCGATGACAGCATCCTGTTGATCGACTCGCGTACGTCCGACTGGGTGGCCAAAGGCACCATCCCAGGCGCCGTCAATCTGCCCTGGACCAAACTGAATCCGTCGAAGGGCGCCGACCCGATCTCGATCGCCGAGATCCTTACCCAGCAATTCGGTGCAAAAGAGCTCGAAGGCCTGTGGGACTTCAGCGACGCCAAGACGCTGGTGATGTTCTGTAACGGTATGTGGTGTGGCCAATCGCCGCAGAACATCAAAACGCTGCTGCGTTTCGGTTACCCGGCTGACAAGCTGAAGTGGTACCGCGGCGGTATGCAGGACTGGGAAGTCCTCGGACTGAGTACCGTCAAACCCTGA
- a CDS encoding sigma-54 interaction domain-containing protein produces MSHHRDNTPSCQQIIDSFADPYLLVGTDYRIVAANRAFVETYDTQAQGVVGRDCRAVSCRLETSSDGDAGPCIVEHVLRSGERMRAIEQHQPGDGEVLRVQVTTSPIFDDDGELQYVAQMFTALGEANDTELLVGKSRAIAELRAQLERVAATPTTVLLLGESGSGKDCTAQYLHQASNRCCGPFLTVDCATLSPEKTEAELFGNQHDGSLGFFGQADGGTLFIDEIGELPITLQNRLLGVLERGEIKPVGSDSYRSVDVRVVVASNRDPGDLVGEGKLRKDLYYRLTAFPVRIPALRHHIEDVPLLAEFFLRQLDSGVQQLPLSAEVVAHLMGYDYPGNVRELRNVIERAIIYAAGEPLGTQHLVFDRDLFGTSDVEPPQETTPSDDRLLMRRGYRPGKAEMVAVLRECRGHRAKAAQRLGMSERTLYRYLKTLRED; encoded by the coding sequence TTGAGCCATCACCGCGACAATACGCCGAGTTGCCAGCAGATAATCGACAGCTTTGCCGATCCCTACCTGCTGGTTGGCACCGACTACCGGATCGTGGCGGCCAATCGCGCGTTCGTCGAAACCTACGATACGCAGGCGCAAGGCGTCGTCGGCCGTGATTGCCGTGCGGTGTCGTGTCGTCTCGAGACGTCGAGCGATGGCGATGCCGGTCCCTGTATTGTTGAGCACGTGCTGCGCAGCGGCGAACGGATGCGGGCAATCGAGCAACACCAGCCGGGTGACGGCGAGGTATTGCGGGTCCAGGTGACGACCAGTCCGATCTTTGATGACGATGGCGAACTGCAGTACGTCGCGCAGATGTTCACTGCGCTGGGTGAAGCGAACGATACCGAACTGCTGGTGGGCAAATCGCGCGCCATTGCCGAATTGCGCGCACAGCTGGAGCGGGTTGCAGCGACACCGACCACGGTTCTGTTGCTCGGTGAGAGCGGCAGCGGCAAAGACTGCACGGCACAGTATCTTCATCAGGCCTCGAACCGTTGTTGCGGGCCTTTTTTGACCGTCGATTGCGCCACGCTGAGTCCTGAAAAGACAGAAGCGGAGCTGTTCGGCAATCAGCACGATGGTTCATTGGGATTCTTCGGTCAGGCCGACGGTGGCACCCTGTTCATCGATGAGATCGGCGAGCTGCCGATTACGCTGCAGAACCGATTGCTGGGTGTGTTGGAGCGTGGCGAGATCAAGCCGGTCGGCAGCGACAGCTACCGCTCGGTCGATGTGCGCGTGGTGGTCGCCAGCAATCGCGATCCGGGTGATCTGGTGGGCGAAGGCAAGCTGCGTAAAGACTTGTACTATCGTTTGACGGCGTTTCCAGTGCGTATTCCCGCCTTGCGACACCATATCGAGGACGTGCCGCTGCTCGCCGAGTTCTTCCTGCGTCAACTCGATTCCGGCGTGCAGCAGTTGCCGTTGTCTGCCGAGGTCGTTGCGCACCTGATGGGTTACGACTATCCGGGCAACGTGCGCGAGCTGCGCAACGTGATAGAGCGCGCGATCATTTATGCTGCTGGCGAGCCGCTCGGCACGCAACACCTGGTGTTCGACCGTGACCTGTTCGGCACGAGCGATGTCGAACCGCCGCAAGAGACGACGCCGTCCGATGATCGCCTGCTGATGCGACGCGGTTACCGCCCGGGTAAGGCCGAGATGGTCGCCGTGTTGCGCGAATGTCGCGGCCACCGTGCCAAAGCCGCGCAGCGCCTGGGCATGAGTGAGCGAACGCTGTATCGCTACCTGAAAACGCTGCGCGAAGACTGA
- a CDS encoding DsrE family protein, giving the protein MTRSYAFAGLLLLSPMSVDSAQPVFPEYGDPKVVFDFFFADPRHISNGLHWIRSYMNPLLEEPYDLAPEFLDIVVVIHGTEIVTLAKHNYEKYRDSVERMRYYASLGVKFRVCGIAANDYDYDAETFYDFVDIVPSAMVEVAYWQQRGYGLVIPQMHEKRYTTDEIR; this is encoded by the coding sequence ATGACCAGGTCGTATGCGTTTGCCGGCTTGTTGCTGTTGTCACCGATGTCCGTCGATAGCGCACAACCGGTCTTTCCCGAATATGGCGACCCCAAGGTCGTCTTCGATTTCTTCTTTGCCGATCCACGGCATATCAGCAACGGCTTGCATTGGATTCGGTCTTATATGAATCCACTGCTCGAAGAGCCTTACGACCTCGCGCCCGAGTTCCTCGACATTGTCGTGGTCATTCACGGCACCGAGATCGTGACGCTGGCCAAACACAATTACGAAAAGTACCGGGATAGCGTAGAACGCATGCGCTATTACGCAAGTCTGGGGGTGAAGTTCCGCGTCTGCGGGATCGCCGCGAACGACTACGACTACGATGCCGAAACCTTCTACGACTTCGTCGACATTGTGCCGTCTGCGATGGTCGAGGTCGCCTATTGGCAGCAGCGCGGTTACGGGCTGGTCATTCCGCAGATGCACGAAAAGCGCTACACCACCGACGAGATTCGCTGA
- a CDS encoding outer membrane lipoprotein-sorting protein — translation MKVRPLLLALSLTTALALPALADEAADKGLEIAQEADRRDTGYHDFKAELTMLLRNKQGEESLRHMRTNSLEVDDDGDKTMIIFDQPRDVQGTALLTFSHKVEPDDQWLYLPALKRVKRISSRNKSGPFMGSEFAYEDLASQEVEKYTYRFIKDDELDGEAMFLLERDPVDENSGYTRQLVWIDKAEYRPMKIEFYDRKNSLLKTLMFKGYQQYLDQYWRAREMFMENHQTGKSTLLTWKQYDFRVGLEDSDFTTNSLKRAK, via the coding sequence ATGAAGGTGCGCCCGCTGTTGCTCGCACTTAGCCTGACCACGGCGCTGGCGTTGCCGGCGCTGGCCGACGAGGCCGCCGACAAGGGCCTGGAAATCGCACAGGAGGCCGACCGGCGCGACACCGGCTACCATGATTTCAAGGCTGAGTTGACGATGTTGTTGCGCAACAAGCAGGGCGAGGAAAGCTTGCGGCACATGCGCACGAACTCGCTTGAGGTCGACGACGACGGCGACAAGACGATGATCATCTTCGACCAACCGCGCGACGTGCAGGGTACGGCGCTGTTGACGTTCTCGCACAAGGTCGAGCCCGACGATCAGTGGCTCTACCTGCCGGCGCTCAAGCGCGTTAAGCGAATCTCGTCGCGCAACAAGTCGGGGCCGTTCATGGGTAGCGAGTTTGCGTACGAAGACCTGGCGTCGCAGGAGGTGGAGAAATACACCTATCGCTTCATCAAGGACGACGAGCTCGACGGCGAAGCCATGTTCCTGCTCGAACGCGATCCGGTCGACGAGAATTCGGGCTACACGCGCCAGTTGGTATGGATCGACAAGGCGGAGTACCGGCCGATGAAGATCGAGTTCTACGACCGCAAGAACAGCCTGTTGAAGACCCTGATGTTCAAAGGCTATCAACAATATCTCGACCAGTACTGGCGGGCCCGCGAGATGTTCATGGAGAACCACCAGACCGGCAAGAGCACTTTGCTGACGTGGAAGCAGTACGATTTTCGTGTCGGCCTGGAAGATTCCGATTTCACGACAAACAGCCTGAAGCGCGCCAAGTAG
- a CDS encoding efflux RND transporter permease subunit, with amino-acid sequence MNEAFFAALLRYRWWVVLATLVVVAVIGSGIRLISFSNDYRMFFSPENPQLQAFESLQDTYTKNDNVLFVIAPKNGQVFTRETLATVEWLTKQAWQIPYSIRVDSISNFQHTSAEGDDLLVRDLVADAPQLGDADLEQARDVAVNEPLLVNRLISPDARVTGINVTIQLQEKKLTEVPDVAAFARNLVAQAEARDPNIDVHLTGMVIMNNAFPEASQKDMKTLYPLMFAFILVLLALMLKSTSATVATMLVIVTTIICTMGLTGWMGIQMSPPTTSVPVIVMTLAVADCVHILVIFLHGMRRGLGKQAAMIESLRINLTPVFLTSLTTAIGFLSLNFSDAPPFRDLGNMSAMGVMAAFFLSIWFLPALMMILPLRVKPVPEEHDGGMERFAEFVIRNRNRLFWVMAILIVGLVSQLPRNQLNDIFVEYFDDEVPFRADTEFATENLTGIYLIEYSLPAGADKKISDPEYLQQVEAFADWYRQQPGVLHVNVLTDIMKRLNKNMHGDDADWYRLPDDNELAAQYLLLYEFSLPFGLDLNNQINVAKTATRMTVTLDTISTESMLAMEARAKQWLQNNTPDHMHVDGASSAIMFAHIGHRNVRSMLKGTTIALLLISAILLVALRSLRIGLLSVIPNLVPIGMALGLWGMLVGQVGLALSVVAGVTIGIVVDDTVHFLSKYVRAQRERGLSPEDAVRYAFSTVGTALWVTSLVLVVGFGILALSAFELNAGMGLLTAITIGLALLADFLFLPPLLMKFGGIAHEGAPAVART; translated from the coding sequence ATGAACGAAGCCTTTTTCGCCGCCTTGCTGCGTTATCGCTGGTGGGTTGTGCTTGCGACGCTTGTCGTGGTCGCCGTGATCGGTTCCGGCATTCGCCTGATCTCGTTCAGCAACGACTACCGGATGTTCTTCAGTCCGGAGAATCCACAACTCCAGGCGTTCGAGTCACTGCAGGATACCTACACCAAGAACGACAATGTGTTGTTCGTGATCGCGCCGAAAAACGGCCAGGTGTTTACGCGCGAGACACTGGCCACGGTCGAATGGCTGACCAAGCAAGCCTGGCAGATACCGTATTCCATCCGCGTCGACTCCATCAGTAATTTCCAACACACCAGCGCGGAAGGTGACGACCTGCTGGTGCGCGACCTGGTTGCGGATGCGCCGCAACTCGGCGACGCCGACCTCGAGCAAGCACGGGATGTTGCGGTCAACGAGCCGTTGCTTGTCAACCGCCTGATATCGCCCGACGCGCGCGTGACCGGCATAAACGTAACGATCCAGTTGCAGGAAAAGAAACTAACAGAAGTGCCCGACGTGGCCGCCTTTGCCCGCAATCTGGTCGCCCAGGCCGAAGCACGTGATCCGAATATCGATGTGCATCTGACCGGCATGGTGATCATGAACAACGCCTTTCCCGAGGCGTCGCAGAAGGATATGAAGACCCTCTATCCGCTGATGTTCGCGTTCATCCTGGTGCTGTTGGCCTTGATGTTGAAGTCGACCTCGGCGACCGTGGCGACGATGCTGGTGATCGTCACGACGATCATCTGCACGATGGGTCTGACCGGCTGGATGGGCATCCAGATGAGCCCACCGACAACCAGCGTGCCGGTCATCGTCATGACCCTGGCAGTGGCCGATTGCGTACATATCCTGGTGATCTTCCTGCATGGCATGCGCCGCGGTCTCGGCAAGCAGGCGGCCATGATCGAAAGTCTGCGGATCAACCTTACGCCGGTGTTCCTGACGTCGCTCACCACGGCCATCGGTTTCTTGAGCCTGAACTTCAGCGACGCCCCGCCGTTTCGCGATCTGGGCAATATGTCGGCCATGGGGGTCATGGCGGCGTTCTTCCTGTCGATCTGGTTCCTGCCGGCACTGATGATGATACTGCCACTGCGCGTCAAGCCGGTGCCGGAGGAGCACGACGGTGGCATGGAACGATTTGCCGAATTCGTCATTCGCAATCGCAACCGCCTGTTCTGGGTGATGGCGATACTGATCGTCGGATTGGTGTCGCAGTTGCCGCGCAATCAGCTCAACGACATCTTCGTCGAATACTTTGATGATGAAGTGCCGTTTCGTGCAGACACCGAGTTCGCCACTGAGAATCTCACCGGCATCTACCTGATCGAGTATTCGCTGCCTGCCGGCGCAGACAAGAAGATATCGGATCCGGAGTACCTGCAGCAGGTCGAGGCGTTCGCCGATTGGTATCGGCAGCAGCCGGGCGTGCTGCACGTCAACGTGCTCACCGACATCATGAAGCGCCTCAACAAGAACATGCACGGCGATGATGCGGATTGGTACCGCTTGCCCGACGACAACGAACTGGCCGCGCAGTACCTGCTGCTGTACGAGTTTTCGCTGCCGTTCGGGCTCGACCTGAACAACCAGATCAACGTCGCCAAGACCGCGACGCGGATGACGGTCACGCTCGATACCATCTCCACCGAGTCCATGCTGGCGATGGAGGCGCGTGCCAAGCAATGGTTGCAAAACAACACGCCCGATCACATGCACGTCGATGGGGCCAGCTCGGCGATCATGTTCGCCCACATCGGGCATCGCAACGTGCGCTCGATGCTCAAGGGCACCACGATCGCCCTGCTGCTGATCTCTGCAATTCTGCTGGTGGCGCTGCGTTCCTTGCGTATCGGTCTGCTCAGTGTGATCCCGAACCTGGTGCCGATCGGCATGGCTTTGGGGTTATGGGGCATGTTGGTCGGGCAGGTGGGGCTGGCGCTGTCGGTTGTCGCCGGCGTGACCATCGGTATCGTGGTCGACGACACGGTACATTTTCTCAGCAAGTATGTGCGCGCCCAACGTGAGCGTGGCTTGTCGCCGGAGGATGCGGTGCGCTACGCATTTTCGACGGTCGGCACGGCCTTGTGGGTGACCTCGCTGGTATTGGTGGTGGGCTTCGGTATCCTGGCGCTGTCGGCGTTTGAGCTCAACGCGGGGATGGGTCTGTTGACCGCCATCACCATCGGCCTGGCGCTGTTGGCCGACTTCCTGTTCCTGCCACCGTTATTGATGAAATTTGGAGGTATCGCACATGAAGGTGCGCCCGCTGTTGCTCGCACTTAG
- a CDS encoding TetR family transcriptional regulator C-terminal domain-containing protein encodes MAMIPSAKPGEDKNPLETRRLLLEAAAREIHMHGFQAASLSRILSETGVTKGALYYHFPSKLDLGYAVVDEYFGPTLHHAWIDPLQQPDTDPVQALIEVIRKTGNRMTIAELSLGCPVNNLALEMSPVDAGFRERLEQLLDEWRAAIAAALERGRDFGSVSPAVDVNSVAAFIVASLEGCVGMAKNAQSRKLLVACGKGLIDYLQSLRSRG; translated from the coding sequence ATGGCGATGATTCCTTCAGCGAAACCGGGCGAAGACAAAAACCCGCTCGAGACGCGGCGCTTGCTGCTCGAAGCGGCTGCGCGCGAGATCCACATGCACGGCTTTCAGGCCGCGAGTCTGTCGCGCATCCTGTCTGAAACCGGTGTGACCAAGGGTGCGCTCTACTATCATTTCCCCAGCAAACTCGACCTGGGATACGCCGTCGTCGACGAATATTTCGGGCCTACCTTGCACCACGCGTGGATCGATCCCCTGCAGCAGCCCGATACCGACCCCGTTCAAGCCTTGATCGAGGTGATCCGCAAGACCGGCAACCGGATGACGATCGCCGAATTGTCGTTGGGCTGCCCGGTCAACAATCTTGCCCTGGAGATGTCGCCGGTCGATGCAGGATTTCGTGAACGCCTCGAGCAGCTGTTGGACGAATGGCGGGCCGCGATTGCGGCGGCGCTCGAACGCGGCCGCGATTTCGGCAGCGTATCCCCCGCGGTCGACGTGAATTCGGTGGCGGCGTTCATCGTCGCGTCACTCGAAGGCTGTGTCGGCATGGCGAAGAATGCGCAGAGTCGAAAACTGTTGGTGGCCTGCGGTAAAGGCCTGATCGACTACCTGCAATCGTTGCGCAGCCGCGGCTGA